Part of the Odocoileus virginianus isolate 20LAN1187 ecotype Illinois chromosome 16, Ovbor_1.2, whole genome shotgun sequence genome is shown below.
GGCCGCCATACTTGCCCCGCGAAGAAGATGGCGGCGCCCATCACACACATAAAACATGGCTTCCCTTCAAAACAAAAACATCCCCGGGGCCGGCACGCGCCGGCGCTCACCTGAGGACCACATGGTGACCGAGAATTCGCCCTCCAGGGTCTTGATCTGCACCTGCTTCTGCTCCCACTTCTTGTTGCCCGCGTccgcgccgcccgccgccccggccccgccgccgAGGTAGCCCTTCTTGCCGCTCTTCTTGCCGCCGCCCTTCTTGACGCGGCCGCCGCCCGACGACGacgagccgccgccgccgccgccgctcttGCCGGCCGCCGCCACGGTGACCAGCGTCTGCTCGATGTAGTCGTCGTCGCCGCCGGCCGGCGCGGGCACCGGGATGAGGATCTGGTCCTCGAAGCCGTCCTCGGCGCGCAGCCCGTCCGAGTCGTCGCCGCCCACCACCTCCTCGCGCGTCTGCACCAGGATCACCTCCTGGTGGTGGTGCACCTGGGTCGGGTCGTCGGTGACGAGCGGCTGCAGCGCGATCATAggcgggtggtggtggtggtggtggtggtggtggtgatggtggcccGCGTGCCCGTGGCCGCCCCCGCCGCCGtggtcgccgccgccgccgtcctCGTCGTCGTcgtcgtcctcctcctcctcgcccaCCACCGTGGTCTCGATGGTCTCCACGGGGATGGTCTCCACCTCGATCTCGTGCAGCTCCACGATCTCGGCCGGCATCTCCGAGCCGTCCGTGGCGATGTAGAGGGTGTCGCCCGAGGCCATGACTGAGGGCTCGGCGGCCACGGCCGCGGCGGCCTCAGCTCCGGGGCTGCGAGGAGGCGGCCGGCCGTGGGGAAGGAAGGCTGAGGGAGGaaggcggcgggcgggcgggggggagagggggcgggcggcggggggaaggggcgggcgcggcggcggcggcggcgggcttCCCCGCCTCCTCGCCTCGGTGCGCCCCGCGCTCGCTCGGCCGCTGCTCGCCCCGGCGCCCCGCCGCGCCGCGCCTCGGCCTCCCGCTCTGGCCGCGCCTCCTCCCGCCCTCCGGGGCCGGCGCTCTCCgcttcccccttttcctcctgcgcCTCCGCCTCCTTCCACACAAATACCAACTCCTCACCCCGAGCCCAGatctcgccgccgccgccgccgccacacTCCGCTCAGCCTCGGCCTCGCGAGACTTCCGTGCTGCCTCGGCCCGCCCCGCCGCCTCGTCCCTACTCGCCTGCTTGCCTGCTCGCTCCTCCTCCTGGGCCAATCGAGCGGCCCGTGCGCCGCGGCGGCCCCGCCCACTCAGCCCGAGTTCCTCCCGGATTGGGGGCCGCCTGGAcggctcccccctcccctcccccaacgcGCGCGCGCTGGCGGGCCGCTGCGCGTGACGTCagcgcgccgccgccgccttcGCCGCTAGTCGCGCGGCTCCCGCCCTCCGCGGTGCAACGGCAGCGAAGCCCGTCGCCCCGGGGGGCTCCGGGCCGCCCTCTGGAGCAGGGCGTCGACgctgcagccgccgccgccgcctcgggAGCCGGTGAGCCGTCCGCGCGGCCCCCCCGGCGCCGCGGGGGAGGGGGCCTGCGGGGCAGAGCTGGCCGAGCCGAGCGGGGCGTCCCGGCCGGCGGGCCGCGCGGGGGGGAGCTGGAGGCGCGCTCGGGGCGGCCCCGGCGGCCCCCAATAAAGTCTGGTTTGACGAGAAGCTCATGTGCCTCGTTTTTCGCGTCAGGCGGCGTTTGTTCTTGGCACCCGGCTCCGGGCGGGCGACGGCGGCCGAATGAGGGGGGAGCAGGGCCAGGCGAACAAAGGCGGGCGACGAAGGGGAACGGCGGCCGCGGTCCCGCATCTCACCGCGAGCTCCGCAGCCGCGCGCCCCGCCGGGTCCCGGGCGGCTCGGGCGGGCGGAAGCGGCGCGACGCGTCCCCGGGCCCGCCGTTGGGAAGATGTCCGTTATCCTTTCGTGACCCGCGGAAACCTGCGACTTAGCCGTTGGGTGCCTGCTTCCCCGTAGATCTTAGAACTGGCTGCAGGGTCCAGGTAGCTTGGCTTGTTGTGGCTTCCGAGCATTTCCTGCTCAGCTTCCCTTTCTTCGCTCTCCAGCCAGTAGTCGTTTCCCCTCCACCACCGTCTTCACCTCTTTGTCACCCGTGTAGACGCTCCTCCTCACGGCTTTGCATTTGTCTCCTTGTTGAAAATGCCACAAATTTTCCCGCCCAGTTCTCCTTTATACCTGCAGCAGAGGtcccccctcctcttttttttttcttctggcgCGAGTTCTAGGCAAGTTAAACCTTCCTAAATAGTTGTCTATGTTGCAGCGATGTGGTCTTGCCCTTCGTTGTTTTGGTCGACCTGACTTTGGGTTTGaaggaatagaaataaaaactagtttttaagaaagaaaatcacgAGAAACTGAGAGTGTGTGTCTTTTTTGTACTCCTTTCGCTGTGTGAATTTTTCAAATGTGTATTCACTTTTACCCTGTCTTTCGGAGCAGTATTCTCGAAGTTGAACACCATGGTTATTCTGAACTGTAATACATCAACTTTAGATCCAACTTGTTAAAACAAGCAGGTGTATTTTAAGAACCTTTAGAGGAAAGTTTGTGTATTCTGATTAAAAAGTGGTTTTGTCCCTTATTTTGAAATGACATGGACTTGAAAATGTTAGTGTAGGGAGTGAAAAATTAGATCATTCTGTCTTTGCATCTGAGTTTTAAATCCTGAGTTATTTCCATTAGAGTGTTGCACCCACAGTTTGAGAAAGTCACGTCTGCTGAAATAAGTCATTTCTGGCTTCATAGCATATACATTCTGCATAAATGGTTCATAAGTGAAAAACCAGTTGTGGGAGAATTTGTATGTGGCTTAATTAATTTCACTTTCCCCACTCTCTAGTAATTGATGGGAGGGTGTCTTTGCGAGTAGTTGGTACTTCCCCATAGATACCAGAAATGGGGGAAGTACCCAGTTAGGTCACTTAGCTTCTGAGTCATGGGTTGGCAGAGTTCATAGTCAAGTGGAGGAGGCTGGGTTTAACTGTCAGGAATGGTGGTAGGTGGGAGACAACACCGAGATGGCCCAGCTGTTGGTTACCCTGCTGCatgaatgacttttaaaaattgcccTAGAGTAGGTGACGTGTTGGATTAAGCCTTGAGTTTTCCTTGATGGGAGAGACTCTTGGTTTCTGCTCTTTAGCTATAGAGTAGCTTACGAATAGGCGTGCAGAGAGACAGCGCTGTATTTGCTCTCGCCTGCTCTCATTGGCTACTGAAGGTGAAAATCCATTTTAAAGGACAGGTTAAAGTGCAGTTCCAGAGCCACGGGCCTCTGGTAGGgctaattttattgcttttattttgttctgtttggtCAGAGTAAACTGAACCAGTAAACCTTCTCTCTGAACTTCTGTGTGCTTAATTgctgtcttgtccaactctctgcgaccctatgaactggagcccaccaggcccctctgtccatggggactctcccggcaagaatcctggagtgggttgccgtgcccttctccaggggatcttcccgacccagggatggaacccaggtgcattgtaggtggattgcTTACCGTGTGAGCCAGAGTCCTGTTCTTCTGGCAGCAAGAAAGCTAGCTAATGCCACTTAATTAAACTGGGTGTTTTACAGCCATGTTTGCCTGTTTTTATTCCAGTCGTGAGAACAGAGACCGTGGCTGAGTCTGTCGACAGCTTAATGCCTTGTGCGTGTGGAATGATTGTTTGCTTTTTGGTTCATCAAAAAACAAGGCACCGTGACAGAGAGGACTTGGGTGTAAAAATGCTCGACTATTTTACATGTCTTAAGAACTCCAGCGAAACGTGGAAATGAATGTCTGCAACTACATAAGAAGGTAGAAGACTGGAAGACTCACAAAAGACGTGTGAAGTGAGTCCGAGCTCACTGGTGGCTAAGGAGATGGGGTGACAGACAACCTCCCGGGAGTGTGTCCTTTGGTGCGACGGCACCGGATAAAAAGTGTGGACTGTTACACACAGCCCTTTGGATGTCACCGCCCCTCCCTTCCCGCAACCCCCATTAGGTTTCCAACTGTGCCGTAAGACCATGGGGGTTAGGGAGGGACACGTGTGGAGAGGGTAAAGGGTGGGAGTAGGTGGACGAATAAAGGATGTGAATTGAAAGACACcaatatctttttctcctttttttagaGTATCTTCTCATTTATTATAAGTAGCCTAACAAATCTAATTCTAccttatttctatttctaaatgaTCAGAAACAGTTCAGGCAGCAAACTCATTGTAAGTAACTTCCCTTACCACAAACTATAGTTTGGCTGCCCCATGAAGTTGCTTTTTGGTTATTTCTAATGTTGGTTCTTTTCAAGTTGGTGTTCTGCATCGGTAACAGTATTGTTCTTAagttgtcctactctttgccaccccataaactgcagcactccaaACTCCCCAGTCCTTCTTGatctcccggaatttactcaaattcatgtccattgagtcagtgatgccatccaaccatctcatcctcttgtcgttcccttctcctcctgccttcagtctttcgcagcatcagggtcttttccagtgagtcggcttttcacatcaggtgaccagagtattggagctgcagcttcagcatcagtccttccagtgaatgttcagctTACAGTGTGGAGAACACTGGCTCTGAGCACTAGCCCAGTCCCTTTTGCCACTAAGGAAACTAACAGAAGCTGTTGGAGGTCACATTGCAAGGTGTGGTGATAGGGCTGCAGCTACAGCTAGCGGTGTTTGCCTTTTGTCAGGCTGCAGAGCCTTTGTAACTTTGGGGGTCGAACCCTGTTTCAGAGCCAAACTAAGCTGCCAATgaaacatttagaagaaaatcaGGATGAAAGTTTTATTTAAGCATCTGATTAGGCCTAGCTTGTTTGTTTGggggttttattttttggaggagaacgaaagagtggctttattactttgccacaCAAAGGGGGCACACAGTAGGCcagtgcctcaagaactgtggcCTGCTTCCTGCTGAGTAGGGAGAAGTTCTGTAAGCAGGCAGAGGTATGGGACAGTAACAGTCTTTATTCCTTCTGTGGAGTTTCAAAACGGTGGATTGCTGACAAgatcagggtgtgtgcagggtctTAGATGGTACCTAATCTTCATGAGCTTCTCTGGGCCCTTGCATGCGGTGGGTCACCCCTCGTTTGAATCagtacaaattaaataaaaactgtcagtgtgtatgggcttccctggtggctcagtggtacagaatccgcctgccagtgcaagagacagaggtttgatccctaggtcaggaagatccccccctggagaaggaaatggcaacccactccagtattcatacctgggaaatcctatggacagaggagcctggtgggctacagtccatggggttgcaaacagtcagacgtgacttagcgactataGCAACACCATAGGTACATACATGTTTTTCTTAATCACCAAACCTATAGTGTGTTCTTGATTGTGGATCTCTGAAACTGGGCCTGTTCAAGGGACCCTCCTCCCTACCCCCAAAATCAATGCATGTATTAGATTTGGAGCTTAAACTGTGGTGATAGATCCTAATTTCACACACCTATAAAGCTGACATCATTGATGCAACATTTTATGTTCTTGAGTCTTATAAGTTCTTAGGTTTTTTCTGAGGCTAAGTGGTTCAGTCCAGGAAACGAATCTGGTTATTGCCCGTGAATCTAAGGAAGGCTGAGGTCTCTAGTGGTAAATCGGCCTCGTTTTCCCTCTGCTTTGCCCACTGCGTGTCCCTCCAAAGTACAGGTTAAATCGACTGTGCTGCAGTTGCTCTGCCGTCTGCGCATCCAAATGAATGTGGCACATGCGCTTGAACGGAAGAAAGTTCTGTCTGAGTTTGCGGTAGCCCCGACAGGCACACTTGTTGCACGGCACACTTACTGCAGGGTCGAAATACAAGAAGCCAGCCCCCTCCTGCATCTGGGTGAGAGGCCCATCCGCGCTGGGCTGAGCCGCCACGTCTGAGCAGGACTTTCTCCCTTTGCTAAAAGGCAGTGACGTAGCAGATGAGATGAGCCCAGCTGCTCACCCCCATTTGCCAAGCACTCTTGCTCTATGAGGCCAGAGGATAAGAAGATGTGCCCAGATGGGAGGCAGGCCATGACCAGAGAGCTCAAGATACAGGTCTCACTTCCCCTTGGCTGTCCTGGCAACAAGTGGAGAGTCTGGGGACAAGAGGAGGACCCTAGCCCAAGCTGGTCAGATAATGGCCTTCCTGAGGGGAGGATATTTCACCTGGGTCTTGAAAATTAACCACCCAGTGCCCAGGACAGCATTTGACTGCAAactagcctttaaaaaaaaaaatttctaagtgAAAGGAAGTAGATAAAATAAATTGGATGATAAATTTGTAAATGTTTGTGATAAAGGCATAACGTGCTCtcaggaggcttcccaggtggcactagtggtaaagaacctgcctgccagggcaggagacataagagacgcggattcaatccctgggtctggaagatcccctggaggaggtcatggcaactcactccagtattcttgcctggagaatcccgtggacagagaagcctggtgggctatagtgcatagggttgcaaagagtcagacacaagtgaagcgacttagcttgcaCTCACAGCGCTCAGTGTAAAAGAGCTATaattttgccttggaaattcaTCAAGTTAACAAATGAATCCCCTGAAACTGCTATTGAGATGTCTGAGGTTTTTCTCAGTACTTCGCTACTGACATCATGTCCTACTTGTTTTTTCTTGTTATCATTTTTCATGAGCCATTCCTTGTTCAGAGTTCCCACTTGAATTTAATAGTGCAAATGGGTTTGGAGTTCCAGGCCTTGAAAGGTACACCAGCTACAAAGGTACTTAGGCAGGCAGAACTGAGGAGTGTCAAGAGTCATCCTAAGGGTTAGGGCCTGACCCTGCCGTTTATCGTGCAGGAGACTTCCGAGCGGCCTTGTAGCCTTTTCACTCTTCATTTCCTTGGCTGTTAATCAGGCCTAGCAATGCTAGTCTTCAGACAAACAGGAATCAGCTGTGGTGATAGGTAAACTGCATGATGTGTTGACGCTCCCCAGGACTGTTACACGTCCTTCCTACCCAGTCATTCTAAGTGAACACGCGTCTTCCACTCATCTCTGCTTCTGGGCTGGTTttggttattgttcagttgctcagtcgtgtccgacgctttgcgaccccaagggctgcagcacgccaggcccccctgtccttcactgtctcccagagtttgcttaaactcatgtccactgagtctgtgatgccatccagccatctcatcctctatcatccccttctgaTCCCACCGTGACCACACACTCACCGAGTCCTCCTCAGTTTAGCCTTCCCAGCCAAAGCACCTCTGTGTCACAAGAGGAAAAGTGACGACGGTAAGACACGAGCAGCTGGGCTCCGACCTAGACTTAGAAAGGATTTGCTCCTGTGTTGAAAAACTGAGTCTGGttgacagaaaacacaaaaggAGTTGTTTTATCCTACTTTTAacgaacagcaacccactctggagAGACTCAGAACTTAAGCACTGATAATGGCAGATGTCTTTAAGAAAAGTTTGGCTAGCAAATGAATTCTTAACGTGTGCAGGTAAGCACGGGGTCTGGCCTCAGGGTGAGCCCTAAAACCAGCCCCAgcgtcaaccctgaatattcattggaaggactgttgctgaaagtgaagctccaatactttggccacctgatgcgaagagccgattcactggaaaagaccctgatggtgggaaagattgaaggtgggaggagaaggggatgacagagcatgagatggttggatggtattaccgactcagtggacatgagttcgagcaagctgtGGTGGGGTCAGCAGCTGCCACTCGGAAATGGCAGTCCCGGGAGGCCTCCTGCCTCCATGTCCCAGGACAGAGTTCCCAGCAAACTTCCTTACTGCTCACAGACAGCTTTAAGGGGCTCTGTGCAGAGGAAGGACTAGCATATTCTAAACTGTCCCTTCCTCTTACTCCCTGTGGAGTGGACTGGGTGTGTCCTTGCACTGTTTTGAGTAAACAGGCGCCCTGGTGGCAAGAATGCAATTGAGGACCGCCTGCCTCTTTCCTTAGTGACTGACCAAGTCCTACGCGAGGCAGCACTGGCTCTGAGACTGAAGCCATCACCCCATAATGTCCGTCTCTGTCATCTGCTCACCCTGCCCCATGCTCTTGAAGACCCGGCACTTaaactcctctctctctcacccagGCCACGCCACCCCTGCATTGTCTCAGTCACGGAAGCCCCTTTCTATCTTGGCCTCCGAAACCCCAGtcaccttccctcccacctcttcaGCCGCCACATCCTGGTCCACGTCGTCCCTGGGAGTGGACCTTGGCATCTCAAACTCCCAACATCCTCTTATCTCCGACTCTCCCCCCCTCTTCCCTGTTACCCTTCGTTTCAGCCTCAGACCTGTTTCCTGATCCCTCTTTTCCATCCCAGCCCAGAACCCCGCGAGCAGTTACCAGCATCCTCTGGTTcccttggcttccctggcggctcagagggtaaagcgtctgcctgcaatgtgggagacccaggttcgatccctgggtcaggaagatcccctggagaaggaaatggcagcccactccagtactcttgcctggagaattccatggactgaagagcctggcgggctacagtccatggggtcacaaagagttggacatgaactgagcaattttcactctttttctttcaggTTCCCTTACTGCTTACGGCCCATAAAACGTCCCCGTTGGGTCCACTCACTTCCAACCCTGTACTTCTGAGATGCTGGGATCTTCCGGGGGAAACGCCACTCACAAGTGTAGACTTCTGCCTTGACTTATGGTCCCCAGCGTCACCTGAGCATCTCATGTCACTTGACAATTCTTTTCCCTGGTCCTCACTCCGGCCCCCGCGACACCAGTTTGCTCAGCAGATTCTCGAAATGGCTTTTCTCAAAGCTCATAAGAAATCTGCCTGAGTCCTCCTCTCCATTACCTCGCCTCCCCGCAGCGGCCCAGCGCCAGCGTCCCCTGCTTCAGGGCAGTTGGAGGGATCCAAGTTCATTCGCTCGGACGCCCGGGGTCCCCCCGTGGCCCCTCCTGGCTGAGCCTGCGTCCCGTGTCCACCTGcgctccccttcctcccctcccagggACCTGCCCTGCATCCCGGGCTCTCTTCCCGTGGCGATGTCTCTCCCTGTCTTTAGAAACAGGGTTCTCTCTTGACCCCACGTGCCCCTGGAGTCACTGCCCGTCTCCTTTCAGTCCCAGCCAAGCCCTGCGAGCAGGTCTGTGCTGACCATCCCCGCTCCATCTGTTGAGCCACAGCTACCACGTCATCACCTGGGGTGGAGCCCGCACCGGTGGGGCCTTTCTGATCTCACTCTCTGTTCCTCTCCCGCTCATGAGGTTCCCAGACGCCCTCCTTGGCTCTGCCATCCTGTTCATCCACCTGGTCCGTCTTCTCGCTTCTGACTTTCCCTCCTCtggcccctctcctcctgcctgctgTCCCATGTCCCCCTGACCCATCCATCCTCGTGGCCTCAACAGCCGTGTGCAGCTGATGATTCTCAGCTGTCTGTGGTTCTCCCCAGAGCTCTAGATCCACGTGCACTGTCTGTCCTCGGGGGTCCCAAGGGGTCTGCCCCTGCTCCTGCTCCTGCCCACTCACCCGTCACACCCACTTGCCCAGGACCAAAACCTGGAAACCATCTTCAACTCCCCTGGCTCCGTATCCCCTGCCATTAGCCATCAAGTTCTCCCAAATGTCTCACACCAGCTTTTCTCTGTCCCTGCCGTGCTGCAGGCCCCGTCCCGCCGTCTCACCGAAACCTCTGCCAACCAGCTGCACTGCCTGCTCCAGCCCTCCTTTCCCAAGGCTCTCCGGAGGTTTTCTAACCTGTGGGTGGAACCACATCATTCCAGTTGAAACTCAAGTTTGGAGCCGCTCCGCCACCAGGCATTTCAAACGCGCAGCCTCGTTTTCCATCCCGCCCGCCTCCCCCAGCTCCAGTGGTACAGAAGTCTGTTTTCAGGCTGGCCGTCCTCTGCCTGGGAGATCCTTTCTCACCGCCTTCAACATTCCTCCTCTTCCAAAGCAGCTCAGGTGACATCTCTAAGAAGCATGCCTTGGAAGGGCATTTCCGTGGCATTCCGCCCAAACTGCTGTCATCGTCCTCACCATGAAAGTGACTTGTTAACCTTCCTGCTTGTCCACAAAGCTGTGCCTTCTTTGAGGGCAGGGACAGTTTCTCTTCTGCCTCCAGCCTTAGGGTGGACCAGGGCCAGCCCAACGCGGGACACCCCGTCGGCCCTATCCGAGCAGAGACACCCAGAGTTGCTCCTTGCAGTGTCCTCTTCCACCCCCGCCACCTGTGGAATACAGCATATTCACATGCacctgtataactgaatcactctgctctGCACCTGAGAACTACCACcatattgttaatcagctctgctccagtatgaaataaaaagtgTTCTGTAAAGTCCCAGCTCCTTAGCTGGGCTGAAAGGGAAATGCGgcttaacaggaaaaaaaaaaaagaagtttcctAGAGACAGACCCAGATTTGAATATCGCTTCCACTATTTATCGGTTCAGTGATCTCAGGTGAGTTTTTTCACATCTCTTGGTCAGTTTCTTTTACATCTTCCTTGTTTATccgaaattcaaatttaactaagTGTCCTGTATTTTGTCTGGCAGCCTCATCGTGGAATAATACCCCACTTTTCagtcctcttcttttttcctctgttacatttctttttttccctttttttaaaaatttcttttcttttgcggggggggggggtgtggggggggtgtggTAAGGAGGCCACGTTGCTCAGTTTCCCCAGCAGGTTTTGACCCTGGCATTGAAaaacccagaatcctaaccactaggctaccAGGAAACTCCTTCTGGGCCAGTTTCTTGATCTGTAAGGATCAGAATATTACTATTCAGGATTGTTGTAATGTTTGAAATAGTACACACACTGCTcctggcgtgtgtgtgtgtgtgagtcgcttaGTCGTGTTGGGCTCTATGCaacactatgaactgtagtctgccaggcccctctgtccatgagattctccaggcaagaatactgaagtgggctgccatttccttctccaggggatcttcccaacccagggattgaacccgggtctcttgagttgcaggcagcttcttcaccatctgagccaccagggacgccccctGGCATGTAAGAGGTACTAAATCAATCTCCTCATCTGagactgtttttctctctcccttctgctcCATCCTGAGCCCCTCCCCCACACAGCCTCATAGACACGTCTTTGTTGATGAAAATGCCCCTTCATTTTCTACACCTTTTTTCACACTCACTTCATTAAAAAATGCCTTCCTCACATCTCCCCACCTCTCTGCTCAGTTCCAATCTTGCCTCAAGGCCTCCCAGGCCCTCCAGTTGCAAATAACCCCTCCCTGGCCTTCTGTTTCCCCGGAGCACGGAAAAGTCCCAGCCTGCTTTGCTGTTCAGTTAGCTGGCTTTCACTTTAATTCCTTGTAGATAGTTCCTGAGTTGGAAGCTTCTGGAAGGCAAGgatgtttcttctgcctttttgtaGCTGTTCATGCATCTGAGTGCTCAGAGCCTGGAACATGCTAAGTGTCAGATAAACAGTGGTTTACTTGGATGGGAGATGGGGGACAGGAAAATGCTGCTTCACAGGCTAAGCAGTGTGGCAGAGTCTTAGCATAATCAACCTCTCAGGGAGCTCTGAATTTagcttattttgttgttgttcagtcgctcagttttgtctgactctttgccaccccatggactgcagcacgccaggcttccctgtccttcaccatctcctggagtttgctcaaattcgtttccattgagtcagtgttgccacccaaccatttcatcctctgtcaccctctttctcctcttgccttccatctttcccagcatcagggtcttttccaatgacgtggctctttgcatcaggtggccaaagtattggagcttcagcatcagtccttccaatgaatattcaggcttaatttcctttaggattgactggtttgatctccttgctgtccaagggactctcaagagtcttctccagccccacagtttgaaagcatcagttcttcggctctcagccttctttatggtccagctctcacatctgtacgtgactattgtaaaaaccatagctctcactatacagacctttgctagCTTACTTGTCCTTGAGATTTTTTGAGTACTATGAATTTCCATACCTTGCAAGTAAAAACAGTGTCCGGAAATTAGACATCGTTCTAGGAAGTTCAAACAGTGAAAAATCATTAGTTTATcacatgaaaaagtaaaaactgtATATAGCTTGTCCCAAACTGTTGGTTCAGCAAAAATAATTGttcatgtttttctgtaacatcttacagaaaaccaGAGTGAACTTTTTCGCCAACCCAATACCCGAAAGTGTGTATTTCTAGTTATTTCTCAAAAGCATATTCAAAAATGAAACCCTTTAAGGAGACTATGCCTTGGAAAAATAGCTCCTTATTTTGACCTGCCAGGTCAAAGCTCATACAACATTTCCTCCAGCCCTCTCAAAGCAAACACTACTACAAGCAAAGCCCTGGTGTGACTGCCACAACAAAGAATCCACATAGAAAGACCATTTCCTGTCGAAGTAAATACCTTATTGATTCGTATATTAACTCAACGGTCAGCAAGTAACAATGTTGcatgcattacaggcagacagAGGTGTTTTATAGATCTGCTTATACACATCTCTTCCAGTCGTTAAGTAGTAGCTTCCCTTGGATG
Proteins encoded:
- the YY1 gene encoding transcriptional repressor protein YY1 produces the protein MASGDTLYIATDGSEMPAEIVELHEIEVETIPVETIETTVVGEEEEDDDDDEDGGGGDHGGGGGHGHAGHHHHHHHHHHHHPPMIALQPLVTDDPTQVHHHQEVILVQTREEVVGGDDSDGLRAEDGFEDQILIPVPAPAGGDDDYIEQTLVTVAAAGKSGGGGGGSSSSGGGRVKKGGGKKSGKKGYLGGGAGAAGGADAGNKKWEQKQVQIKTLEGEFSVTMWSSDEKKDIDHETVVEEQIIGENSPPDYSEYMTGKKLPPGGIPGIDLSDPKQLAEFARMKPRKIKEDDAPRTIACPHKGCTKMFRDNSAMRKHLHTHGPRVHVCAECGKAFVESSKLKRHQLVHTGEKPFQCTFEGCGKRFSLDFNLRTHVRIHTGDRPYVCPFDGCNKKFAQSTNLKSHILTHAKAKNNQ